The following are encoded in a window of Lacinutrix sp. WUR7 genomic DNA:
- a CDS encoding DUF4295 domain-containing protein encodes MAKKSVASLQTGSKRLTKAIKMVKSPKTGAYMFVESVMSPELVSDFLAKK; translated from the coding sequence ATGGCAAAGAAATCCGTAGCATCATTACAAACAGGATCTAAAAGATTAACAAAAGCAATAAAAATGGTTAAGTCTCCAAAAACAGGAGCTTACATGTTTGTTGAGTCTGTAATGTCACCAGAATTAGTAAGCGACTTTTTAGCAAAAAAATAA
- the rpmG gene encoding 50S ribosomal protein L33, with protein MARKGNRVQVILECTEHKATGLPGTSRYITTKNKKNTPDRMEIKKFNSTLKKMTVHKEIK; from the coding sequence ATGGCAAGAAAAGGTAACAGAGTACAAGTAATATTAGAGTGCACAGAGCACAAAGCAACTGGTTTACCAGGAACTTCTCGTTATATTACGACTAAGAACAAAAAGAACACTCCAGATAGAATGGAAATTAAAAAATTCAATTCTACCTTAAAGAAAATGACTGTTCACAAAGAAATTAAATAA
- the rpmB gene encoding 50S ribosomal protein L28 produces MSRVCELTGKKAMVGNNVSHAMNRTKRTFDANLIKKRFFIPEEDKWITLKISTSALKTINKIGISAALKEARTKGFIK; encoded by the coding sequence ATGTCAAGAGTTTGTGAACTTACAGGAAAGAAGGCAATGGTTGGAAACAACGTGTCTCACGCTATGAATAGAACTAAACGCACATTTGATGCAAATTTAATCAAAAAACGTTTTTTTATTCCAGAGGAAGATAAGTGGATTACATTAAAGATATCTACATCAGCATTAAAAACTATTAATAAAATAGGTATATCTGCTGCATTAAAAGAAGCAAGAACCAAAGGTTTTATAAAATAA
- a CDS encoding competence/damage-inducible protein A, with protein sequence MQAEIITIGDEILIGQVIDSNSAFIAKQLNKIGVSVYQITSVQDDKEHIIKSLHEAEENADIIIITGGLGPTKDDITKKTIATYFQDTLVQNAAVLKNIETIWEKYIKQPLTQVNIDQALVPSKATALMNTVGSAPGMWLEKGNKTFISLPGVPFEMESLIDNEVIPRLQKKYKCPFILHRTLLTYGIGESSLAERIEDWEDNLPKHIKLAYLPNSGKVRLRLSAKGDNKEEIIQEVDEQIRLLLPQIQEYFTGFEDQEETLEALIAKKLSANKKTLATAESCTGGKIAERITAMSGASAYFKGSIVSYATQIKIEVLKVPEALIEKHSVVSAEVAEAMAMNVLQLFKTDYAIATTGNAGPTKSESEEEIGTVFIAIATKNTVYSEKFSFGKPRIKVINRAVNKAFEMLQKEILKNR encoded by the coding sequence ATGCAAGCAGAAATAATAACCATAGGAGACGAAATTCTTATTGGTCAAGTCATAGACTCCAATTCCGCATTTATTGCAAAGCAACTAAATAAAATTGGTGTATCTGTTTATCAAATAACTTCGGTTCAAGATGATAAAGAGCATATCATAAAGTCCTTACACGAAGCAGAAGAAAATGCAGATATCATTATTATTACAGGAGGATTAGGTCCGACAAAAGATGATATTACAAAAAAAACGATTGCAACGTACTTTCAAGATACGCTGGTACAAAACGCAGCAGTTTTAAAAAACATTGAAACGATTTGGGAAAAATATATTAAACAGCCACTTACCCAAGTTAATATAGATCAAGCATTAGTGCCAAGTAAAGCAACCGCTTTAATGAATACGGTTGGGAGTGCACCAGGAATGTGGTTAGAAAAGGGTAATAAAACCTTTATTTCGCTTCCAGGAGTACCTTTTGAAATGGAATCATTAATAGATAATGAAGTAATTCCAAGACTTCAAAAAAAATATAAATGTCCTTTTATTCTCCATAGAACGTTACTGACTTATGGTATAGGAGAAAGTAGTTTAGCCGAAAGAATAGAAGATTGGGAAGACAATTTGCCAAAACATATCAAATTAGCATACTTACCAAATTCAGGAAAAGTACGTTTACGTCTTTCTGCAAAAGGAGATAATAAAGAAGAAATTATACAAGAAGTGGATGAGCAAATTCGTTTATTACTTCCGCAAATACAAGAATATTTTACGGGTTTTGAAGACCAAGAAGAAACTTTAGAGGCCCTAATTGCAAAAAAACTAAGTGCAAATAAAAAAACTTTAGCAACTGCCGAAAGTTGTACCGGAGGAAAAATAGCAGAACGAATTACAGCAATGTCTGGAGCATCGGCATACTTTAAAGGAAGTATTGTAAGTTATGCAACACAAATCAAAATAGAGGTGTTAAAAGTGCCAGAAGCACTTATTGAAAAACACTCTGTAGTAAGTGCAGAAGTTGCAGAAGCAATGGCAATGAATGTGTTACAGTTGTTTAAAACAGATTATGCAATTGCAACAACAGGAAATGCAGGTCCAACAAAATCAGAAAGTGAAGAAGAAATAGGAACCGTTTTTATCGCAATTGCAACAAAAAACACTGTTTATTCTGAAAAATTCAGCTTTGGAAAACCTCGAATTAAGGTCATAAATAGAGCTGTAAACAAGGCTTTTGAAATGCTTCAAAAAGAAATTTTAAAAAATAGATAA
- a CDS encoding Hpt domain-containing protein, translating into MEQHYKLFRVRELAEGDQDFINILAQTFLEEVPADAQTLKESVENNNHLATYQTAHKMKPTIDMFELGVLDDLIEVQDWGKHEKAGVDILPKLQIVLAAVKQASDEIRSDFNL; encoded by the coding sequence ATGGAACAACATTACAAATTATTTCGAGTTCGTGAATTAGCCGAAGGAGATCAAGATTTTATTAATATACTAGCACAAACTTTTTTAGAAGAAGTTCCTGCAGATGCACAAACTTTAAAAGAGTCTGTTGAAAATAATAATCATCTAGCAACGTATCAAACTGCGCATAAGATGAAACCAACTATAGATATGTTTGAGTTGGGAGTACTTGACGACTTGATAGAAGTGCAAGATTGGGGGAAACATGAAAAAGCAGGAGTAGATATACTTCCGAAGTTACAAATTGTACTTGCGGCAGTAAAGCAAGCTTCAGACGAAATTCGTTCCGATTTTAATTTATAA
- a CDS encoding fumarylacetoacetate hydrolase family protein, with product MKIICIGRNYTDHIKELENEKPTDPVVFLKPDTAILLKKQPFFIPDFSNDVHYEVEVLVKINKVGKHIQKKFAHKYYDQIGLGIDFTARDLQSQLKEKGLPWEKAKSFDGAAVVGDWLDKTQFQDVDDLNFSLQKNGSLVQQGNTSLMLWKIDEIIEYVSKYFTLKIGDIIFTGTPAGVGKVIANDKLVGCIENTQMFSITVK from the coding sequence ATGAAAATAATCTGCATAGGAAGAAATTACACAGACCACATTAAAGAACTGGAAAATGAAAAACCAACAGATCCTGTGGTGTTTTTAAAACCAGACACTGCTATTTTATTAAAAAAGCAACCGTTTTTTATTCCTGATTTTTCAAATGATGTACATTATGAAGTAGAGGTTTTAGTGAAAATCAATAAAGTAGGTAAGCACATTCAAAAAAAATTCGCACATAAATATTACGACCAAATAGGACTAGGAATAGACTTTACGGCACGTGATTTACAAAGTCAATTAAAAGAAAAAGGCTTGCCTTGGGAGAAAGCAAAATCTTTTGATGGTGCAGCAGTAGTGGGAGATTGGCTAGATAAAACACAGTTTCAGGATGTGGATGATTTAAATTTTTCACTTCAAAAAAATGGAAGCCTAGTACAGCAAGGGAACACAAGCCTTATGCTTTGGAAAATAGATGAAATTATAGAATATGTGTCAAAATATTTTACTTTAAAGATTGGAGATATTATATTTACGGGAACTCCAGCAGGAGTTGGCAAGGTCATTGCAAATGATAAACTAGTAGGATGTATAGAAAACACGCAAATGTTTTCAATAACAGTAAAATAA
- a CDS encoding 3'-5' exonuclease yields MNLNLIKPICFFDLETTGINISKDRIVEISILKVFPDGKQESNTWKVNPEMHIPEEVTAIHGISDEDVADMPTFKELAKEINNVIKDSDLGGFNSNRFDIPLLAEEMLRADIDFDMKNRSSVDVQTIFHKMEQRTLVAAYKFYCDKDLTDAHSAEADTNATFEVLKAQIEKYEELENDTKFLAEFSSRKKFADFAGFIAYNKEGEECFSFGKHKNKRVLDVLNTEPGYFGWLLNADFPLYTKKVLTAIKLRAFNNKLD; encoded by the coding sequence ATGAATTTAAATTTAATAAAGCCTATCTGTTTTTTCGACTTAGAAACAACAGGAATTAATATATCAAAAGACCGAATAGTAGAGATTTCTATTTTAAAAGTTTTCCCTGATGGAAAGCAGGAAAGTAATACGTGGAAAGTAAATCCGGAAATGCATATTCCTGAAGAAGTAACTGCAATTCATGGTATTTCAGATGAAGATGTAGCAGATATGCCAACATTTAAGGAACTAGCAAAAGAGATAAATAATGTTATTAAAGATTCTGATTTAGGAGGATTTAATTCCAACCGTTTTGATATTCCGCTTTTAGCCGAAGAAATGCTTCGTGCAGATATAGATTTTGATATGAAAAACAGATCATCTGTTGACGTACAAACTATTTTTCATAAAATGGAACAACGTACGCTAGTTGCTGCATATAAGTTTTATTGCGATAAAGATCTAACCGATGCACATAGTGCAGAAGCAGATACCAATGCAACTTTTGAAGTTTTAAAAGCACAAATTGAAAAATACGAAGAACTAGAAAATGACACCAAGTTTCTTGCAGAGTTTAGTTCTCGTAAAAAGTTTGCCGATTTTGCCGGATTTATAGCTTATAATAAAGAAGGGGAAGAATGCTTTTCTTTTGGGAAGCATAAAAACAAACGCGTATTAGATGTTTTAAATACAGAGCCTGGTTATTTTGGCTGGTTGTTAAATGCAGATTTTCCGTTGTATACTAAAAAGGTGCTTACAGCAATTAAGTTACGAGCATTTAATAATAAGTTGGATTAA
- a CDS encoding glutaredoxin domain-containing protein, which translates to MKKTTFYFLLFFLSTLSFAQNNHAHISIEKKEKGKQVNVYAVNSSNTDYEVFIKINAVGFRKSAENMVTKTVPAKSEVKMASLIRISEDSNVTFGVIVNEIGHDKEKRINPITFTFDENKKNKPITVFVKDYCDLCDNTIKLFSDNNIVYTIYNIDEDKEYYQKIQQELLNRKNDKTSLVPIIEIEDSIYNRLESRDKLIKALNNHF; encoded by the coding sequence ATGAAAAAAACCACATTTTATTTTTTACTTTTTTTTCTATCTACACTAAGTTTTGCTCAAAATAACCATGCCCATATTTCTATTGAAAAAAAGGAAAAAGGAAAACAAGTAAATGTTTACGCTGTTAATTCAAGCAATACAGATTATGAGGTTTTCATAAAAATAAATGCTGTTGGATTTAGAAAATCAGCAGAAAATATGGTTACAAAAACGGTTCCAGCTAAATCGGAAGTAAAAATGGCTTCGTTAATTAGAATCTCTGAGGACTCTAACGTTACTTTTGGTGTGATAGTTAATGAAATTGGTCATGATAAAGAAAAAAGAATAAATCCTATTACCTTTACTTTTGATGAAAACAAAAAAAACAAACCGATTACAGTTTTTGTAAAAGATTATTGTGATTTATGCGATAATACCATCAAGCTATTTAGCGACAATAACATTGTATATACTATATATAATATTGATGAAGACAAAGAGTACTATCAAAAAATACAGCAAGAGCTTTTAAACAGAAAAAACGATAAAACGTCACTTGTTCCCATTATAGAAATTGAAGATTCAATCTATAATAGATTAGAAAGCAGAGACAAATTAATTAAAGCATTAAATAATCACTTTTAA
- a CDS encoding glutaredoxin domain-containing protein: MRFILLCVFTLLLPLNIIAQNKHEFVSIEEKVTGKRVELFAVNSNNIAYDIFLKVDATGYRRSSARPIIKNIPANSKVRMITLVKLANTESNYKYTLVVNEVRFDLSMQKDDAGIHFKIDASLKSKTVDLFTKDNCLLCNQTKDVLANNKINYKEFNIDQDSTYLVGLLKEFKTNNIKSKIQAPILKIDDSLYTNIKTKKQLIETLQLHYK, encoded by the coding sequence ATGAGATTTATATTACTCTGTGTTTTCACACTCCTTTTACCTTTAAATATTATTGCACAAAACAAGCACGAATTTGTTAGTATAGAAGAAAAAGTTACTGGTAAACGGGTAGAGCTTTTTGCTGTGAACAGCAACAATATTGCTTATGACATCTTCTTAAAAGTAGATGCTACTGGCTACAGACGAAGCAGCGCAAGACCTATTATAAAAAACATTCCTGCCAACTCTAAGGTTAGAATGATAACGCTTGTTAAACTTGCAAACACAGAATCGAACTACAAATATACTTTGGTTGTAAATGAAGTTCGTTTTGACTTATCCATGCAAAAAGACGATGCAGGCATTCATTTTAAAATAGATGCCTCTTTAAAATCTAAAACGGTGGATTTATTCACTAAAGACAATTGTTTATTATGTAACCAAACCAAAGACGTTCTAGCAAATAATAAAATAAACTACAAAGAATTTAATATCGACCAAGATTCAACATATTTGGTAGGCTTACTTAAAGAATTTAAAACGAATAATATAAAATCTAAAATACAAGCGCCAATTTTAAAGATTGACGATTCGTTGTACACCAATATTAAAACGAAAAAACAATTAATTGAAACGTTACAATTACATTACAAATAA
- a CDS encoding dihydrolipoamide acetyltransferase family protein — translation MARFELKLPKMGESVAEATITSWLKQVGETIEEDEAILEIATDKVDSEVPSEVDGVLVEILFNVDDVVQVGQTIAIIETEASASAAASAPKVEAEKQEAPVQAAAEVAKTVVAAQETTAPVISSGERFYSPLVKNIAKKEGITQAELDTLPGTGKEGRVTKNDILAYLQNKGTQQTNTVAPAQSNVVAPAASNTAKSKTQAAPAVVSGEDEIIEMTRMGKIIAHHMVESVQKSAHVQSFIEADVTKIWNWRKKVKDGFMKREGENLTFTPIFMEAIAKALREFPMLNISLQGDTIIKKKNINLGMAAALPDGNLIVPVIKNADQLNLVGMTKQVNSLARKARENKLKPDDIQGGTYTVTNVGSFGSIMGTPIINQPQVGILALGAIRKMPAVIETPEGDFIGIRYKMIMSHSYDHRVVNGALGGQFVLAVKNYLEAWDSNREI, via the coding sequence ATGGCAAGATTTGAACTAAAATTACCTAAAATGGGAGAGAGTGTTGCAGAAGCAACAATTACCTCATGGTTAAAACAAGTTGGTGAAACTATTGAAGAAGATGAAGCAATTTTAGAAATTGCGACAGATAAAGTAGATAGTGAAGTACCAAGTGAAGTAGATGGTGTTCTAGTCGAGATACTATTTAATGTAGATGATGTTGTTCAAGTAGGACAAACCATTGCTATTATAGAAACAGAAGCAAGTGCTTCTGCAGCTGCTTCTGCGCCAAAAGTAGAAGCTGAAAAACAAGAAGCTCCAGTGCAAGCTGCTGCTGAGGTTGCAAAAACGGTTGTTGCAGCACAAGAAACTACAGCTCCTGTAATTTCTAGTGGCGAGCGTTTTTATTCTCCTTTAGTAAAAAACATAGCAAAAAAAGAAGGAATAACACAAGCAGAATTAGATACACTTCCGGGTACAGGAAAAGAAGGACGTGTTACTAAAAATGATATTTTAGCATACTTACAAAATAAAGGAACACAGCAAACGAACACAGTTGCTCCAGCACAATCTAATGTTGTTGCTCCAGCGGCTAGTAATACTGCAAAATCAAAAACACAAGCTGCTCCTGCAGTAGTGAGTGGAGAAGATGAGATTATAGAAATGACCAGAATGGGCAAGATAATTGCACATCACATGGTAGAATCTGTACAAAAAAGTGCGCACGTACAAAGTTTTATTGAAGCAGATGTTACTAAAATCTGGAATTGGAGAAAGAAAGTGAAAGACGGTTTCATGAAACGTGAAGGTGAAAATTTAACCTTTACCCCAATTTTTATGGAAGCGATTGCAAAAGCACTTCGTGAATTTCCAATGTTAAATATCTCTTTACAAGGAGACACTATTATTAAAAAGAAAAATATCAACCTTGGTATGGCTGCAGCTTTACCAGATGGTAATTTAATTGTTCCTGTAATTAAGAATGCAGATCAGTTAAATCTGGTTGGTATGACTAAACAGGTAAATAGCTTGGCTAGGAAAGCGCGCGAAAACAAGTTAAAACCAGATGATATACAAGGAGGAACATACACAGTAACGAATGTTGGTAGTTTTGGTAGTATCATGGGAACTCCAATTATTAATCAACCACAAGTAGGAATTCTTGCTTTAGGTGCAATACGTAAAATGCCAGCAGTTATAGAAACTCCAGAAGGAGATTTTATTGGTATACGTTACAAAATGATTATGTCGCACTCTTATGACCATAGAGTGGTAAACGGTGCGCTTGGTGGACAGTTTGTATTAGCTGTAAAAAATTATTTAGAGGCTTGGGATTCTAATCGCGAGATATAA
- a CDS encoding glycosyltransferase family 2 protein, with protein sequence MKLSIIILNYNVRYFLDLCLQSVQAAISDIDAEIIVVDNNSPDDSCEMVKQNHPQVKLIENKENSGFSTGNNIGVAQAKGEYICILNPDTVVAEDTFTKILSFAEKQEKLGAIACRLIDGSGNFLPESKRNVPVVKVAFQKMIGNSKNYYSNHLKEDEVGEIDILVGAFMFLKRSVYNEVKGFDQDYFMYGEDVDLTYKILKAGFQNYYFGETTVIHYKGESTLKDAEYAKRFYGAMQIFYIKHFKSNLFFNALVWFGIEFAIRFRKAPAIEPKVVNNYAVFACDLNPKIASKLPFKAYQIKDVKNVKPNAEVIFDANTISYKEIISHIVYLQKNNTHTFKIIPKNSNFIIGSNDSQNRGEILHF encoded by the coding sequence TTGAAATTATCTATAATCATATTAAATTATAATGTACGCTATTTTTTAGACCTATGTCTTCAAAGTGTACAAGCAGCTATTTCAGATATAGATGCCGAAATCATTGTGGTAGATAATAATTCACCAGATGATAGTTGTGAAATGGTCAAACAAAACCATCCACAAGTAAAACTTATTGAAAATAAAGAGAACTCCGGTTTTTCTACAGGAAATAATATTGGAGTAGCACAAGCAAAAGGGGAATATATCTGTATATTAAATCCGGATACTGTTGTTGCAGAAGATACTTTTACTAAAATTCTAAGCTTTGCAGAAAAACAAGAAAAGCTTGGTGCAATTGCCTGCCGATTAATAGATGGAAGCGGAAACTTTCTTCCGGAGAGTAAACGCAATGTTCCCGTTGTGAAAGTTGCTTTTCAAAAAATGATAGGAAACTCTAAAAACTATTACTCTAATCATTTAAAAGAAGACGAAGTAGGCGAAATAGATATTCTTGTTGGTGCATTTATGTTTCTGAAACGTAGTGTGTACAATGAGGTGAAAGGTTTTGATCAAGACTATTTTATGTACGGCGAAGATGTAGATTTAACGTATAAAATATTAAAAGCAGGATTTCAAAATTATTATTTTGGCGAAACTACAGTTATACATTATAAAGGAGAGAGTACATTAAAAGATGCAGAATATGCCAAGCGTTTTTATGGCGCTATGCAAATTTTTTACATCAAACATTTTAAAAGCAATTTGTTTTTTAATGCATTAGTTTGGTTTGGTATTGAGTTCGCAATCCGATTTAGAAAAGCGCCAGCAATAGAACCAAAAGTAGTAAATAATTATGCGGTTTTTGCTTGTGATTTAAATCCGAAAATAGCTTCAAAACTACCATTTAAAGCATATCAAATAAAAGATGTGAAAAATGTGAAACCAAATGCAGAAGTTATTTTTGATGCAAATACCATTAGTTATAAAGAGATTATTTCCCATATTGTTTATTTGCAAAAAAATAACACACATACTTTTAAAATTATTCCAAAAAACTCTAATTTTATCATTGGGAGTAATGACTCGCAAAACCGAGGAGAAATTCTTCATTTTTAA
- the recR gene encoding recombination mediator RecR, with the protein MEFSSKLLESAVNEMSQLPGIGKRTALRLVLHLLRQPEEQTLKLSKALDNMRSNIKFCKSCNNISDVDLCEICANPHRNQELICVVEDVKDVMAIENTSSFRGLYHVLGGKISPMDGVGPHDLNVTSLVEKVKLGEVKELIFALSSTMEGDTTNFYIFKQIQDYNIVTSTIARGISVGDELEYADEITLGRSIINRIPFEASLKS; encoded by the coding sequence ATGGAATTTTCTTCAAAATTATTAGAAAGCGCAGTAAACGAAATGTCACAATTACCAGGAATTGGTAAGCGTACGGCATTGCGTTTGGTTTTGCATTTGTTAAGACAGCCGGAGGAGCAAACTTTAAAACTGTCTAAAGCATTAGATAATATGCGTTCTAATATTAAATTTTGTAAATCTTGCAATAATATTAGTGATGTAGATTTGTGTGAAATATGTGCAAATCCGCATAGAAACCAAGAATTAATTTGTGTTGTAGAAGATGTAAAAGACGTCATGGCAATAGAAAACACAAGTTCTTTTAGAGGTTTGTATCATGTGTTAGGTGGAAAAATTTCCCCAATGGATGGTGTTGGTCCTCATGATTTAAACGTTACTTCATTAGTAGAAAAAGTAAAATTAGGAGAAGTAAAAGAACTTATTTTTGCATTAAGTTCTACTATGGAAGGAGATACCACTAACTTTTACATCTTTAAACAAATTCAAGATTATAACATTGTAACCTCTACCATTGCTCGCGGGATTTCGGTAGGAGATGAGCTAGAATATGCAGATGAAATCACACTTGGAAGAAGTATTATTAATAGAATTCCGTTTGAAGCTTCTTTAAAATCTTAA
- a CDS encoding sodium:solute symporter gives MSATQIILLIAAYFGVLILISYLTGKKSGNDAFFKGNKQSPWYVVAFGMIGASLSGVTFISVPGWIEASQFSYMQVVLGYIVGYAVIGTVLLPLYYKLNLTSIYTYLEERFGNYSYKTGASFFIISRVIGASFRLFLVANVLQIILFDELGIEFWQTVTITVLLIWLYTFKSGIKTIVWTDTLQTLFMLVAVGVAIYFVSDALDLNGSNVLRFVLDSDLSKTFFFDDFKSGNYFWKQFISGAFIAIVMTGLDQDMMQKNLTCKTLKDAQKNMFWFTIVLTIVNFIFLSLGLLLTVYAQQNGIDAHKDDLFPLLAKNHLGIGVFAFFLLGLIAAAYSSADSALTSLTTSFSIDILDIEKKHSPEKQVQIRKRIHILISFVLILVIVSFKYLIKDASVIAKLFVFAGYTYGPLLGLYAFGLFTKWQVKDKLVPIIAILSPILSYIISVNSLKWFGFEFGFFILILNGFLTFLGLLLIKKK, from the coding sequence ATGTCAGCTACACAAATCATTTTACTCATTGCAGCCTATTTTGGTGTACTTATTTTAATCTCATATTTAACTGGAAAAAAATCTGGAAACGATGCTTTTTTTAAAGGAAACAAACAGTCTCCGTGGTATGTAGTTGCTTTTGGTATGATTGGCGCATCACTTTCTGGAGTAACCTTTATTTCGGTTCCTGGTTGGATTGAAGCCTCGCAATTTAGTTATATGCAAGTCGTTTTAGGATACATTGTTGGTTATGCTGTAATTGGTACTGTTTTACTTCCTTTATATTACAAACTAAATCTAACTTCTATTTATACCTATTTAGAGGAACGCTTTGGTAATTATTCGTATAAAACTGGAGCTTCCTTTTTTATAATCTCTAGAGTTATTGGTGCAAGTTTTAGATTATTTCTAGTTGCTAACGTTTTACAAATCATTTTGTTTGATGAATTAGGCATAGAATTCTGGCAAACCGTTACCATTACGGTACTTCTAATTTGGCTGTACACCTTTAAATCTGGAATAAAAACGATTGTTTGGACAGATACATTACAAACTTTATTTATGCTTGTTGCCGTTGGAGTAGCGATTTATTTTGTTAGTGATGCATTAGATTTAAACGGAAGCAACGTACTACGTTTTGTATTAGATAGTGATTTGAGTAAAACTTTCTTTTTTGACGATTTTAAATCTGGAAACTACTTTTGGAAACAATTTATTTCTGGAGCATTTATAGCCATTGTAATGACTGGTTTAGATCAAGATATGATGCAAAAAAACCTAACCTGCAAAACATTGAAAGATGCACAAAAAAACATGTTTTGGTTCACCATTGTATTAACTATTGTAAACTTTATCTTTTTAAGTTTAGGCTTATTATTAACAGTTTACGCACAACAGAATGGTATTGATGCACATAAAGATGATTTATTTCCTTTACTAGCTAAAAACCACTTAGGCATTGGTGTTTTTGCGTTTTTCTTATTAGGATTAATTGCTGCAGCATATAGTAGTGCAGATTCTGCTTTAACCTCTTTAACAACTTCTTTTAGTATTGACATTTTAGATATTGAAAAGAAGCATAGTCCGGAGAAACAGGTACAAATAAGAAAACGTATTCACATACTAATCTCTTTCGTTTTAATACTTGTAATTGTTTCTTTTAAGTATCTTATTAAAGACGCAAGTGTTATTGCTAAACTCTTTGTTTTTGCTGGTTATACGTATGGCCCTCTTTTAGGGTTGTATGCTTTTGGACTATTTACCAAATGGCAAGTGAAAGATAAATTGGTGCCAATTATAGCCATACTTTCTCCTATCTTATCGTATATAATAAGTGTGAATAGTTTGAAGTGGTTTGGATTTGAATTTGGTTTCTTTATTCTAATTTTAAATGGATTCTTAACCTTTCTAGGATTACTTCTTATTAAGAAAAAATAA
- a CDS encoding CoA-binding protein — MNKKTLVFGASLKPNRYSNMALRKLVNYKHETVAFGMKAGEEAGVIIDSVLKQYEGIDTVTLYLNPTRQKAYYNYILSLKPKRVIFNPGTENPEFYAILKENNIAFEEACTLVLLSTNQY, encoded by the coding sequence ATGAATAAGAAAACCTTAGTATTTGGAGCTTCCTTAAAACCAAATCGATACTCTAATATGGCATTACGAAAACTGGTGAACTACAAGCATGAAACTGTTGCGTTTGGTATGAAAGCAGGTGAAGAAGCCGGAGTGATTATAGATAGCGTTTTAAAGCAATATGAAGGAATAGATACGGTGACTTTATATTTAAATCCTACACGACAAAAAGCGTATTACAACTATATCCTTTCTTTGAAACCCAAGCGTGTGATTTTTAATCCAGGAACCGAAAACCCAGAATTTTATGCTATTTTAAAAGAAAATAATATTGCTTTTGAAGAAGCTTGTACCTTGGTTTTACTTTCTACAAACCAATATTAA